A window of Pseudophryne corroboree isolate aPseCor3 chromosome 12, aPseCor3.hap2, whole genome shotgun sequence contains these coding sequences:
- the PKLR gene encoding pyruvate kinase PKLR, producing MDGVTARRLSQNMAQMAQDLGTAFFQKQQLNASMADTFLEHLCLLDIDSEPITARNTSIVCTIGPASRSVEMLKEMIKAGMNIARLNFSHGTHEYHAGSIQNVREATESFAINPMFYRPVAIALDTKGPEIRTGVIKTGENAEVELVKGSVIKVVTDESLWDKCDEKNLWVDYKNICKVVKVGGRIYVDDGLISLLVKEIGPDYCLAEVENGGNLCSRKGVNLPGAEVDLPALSARDCLDLKFGLEQGVDMVFASFIRKAQDVEAIRQELGEKGRNIRIISKIENHEGVKRFDEILAASDGIMVARGDLGIEIPAEKVFLAQKMMIGRCNRAGKPVICATQMLESMIKKPRPTRAESSDVANAVLDGADCIMLSGETAKGLYPVESVQMQHAIAREAEAAIYNQQLFEELRRVTPLTQDPTEVTAIGAVEASFKCCAGAIIVLTTSGRSAQLLSRYRPRAPIIAVTRNEQVARQAHLNRGVFPVLYREPQQDACLFGISVQSAFTMERRKVRGFLHKDDIVIILTGWRPGSGYTNIMQVVKVS from the exons ATGGATGGCGTGACAG CGAGACGTCTCTCTCAGAACATGGCACAGATGGCTCAGGATCTCGGGACGGCCTTCTTCCAGAAGCAGCAGCTGAACGCCTCCATGGCAGACACTTTCCTGGAACATCTCTGCCTGCTGGACATTGATTCTGAGCCCATAACTGCCCGGAACACCAGCATCGTCTGCACTATAG GCCCGGCCTCCCGATCAGTGGAGATGCTGAAGGAAATGATAAAAGCTGGCATGAATATCGCTCGGTTGAACTTTTCCCACGGGACACACGAG TACCATGCTGGCTCCATTCAGAACGTGCGAGAGGCCACCGAGAGCTTTGCCATCAATCCCATGTTCTACCGGCCAGTGGCCATTGCCTTGGACACCAAGGGACCAGAGATCCGCACTGGGGTCATCAAGACA GGGGAGAATGCGGAGGTGGAGCTGGTGAAAGGTTCCGTCATTAAGGTGGTGACGGACGAATCGCTTTGGGACAAGTGTGATGAGAAGAACCTGTGGGTGGACTACAAGAATATCTGTAAAGTGGTCAAGGTCGGGGGCCGGATATATGTGGACGACGGGCTAATTTCCCTGCTGGTCAAAGAGATTG GTCCGGATTACTGCCTGGCAGAGGTGGAGAATGGGGGCAACCTGTGCAGCAGAAAGGGAGTGAATCTGCCCGGAGCTGAAGTGGATCTCCCGGCCTTATCAGCAAGGGATTGCTTGGATCTGAAGTTTGGGCTTGAGCAAGGAGTAGACATGGTGTTCGCCTCCTTTATTCGCAAAGCGCAGGACGTTGAAGCCATCCGCCAGGAGCTAGGGGAGAAAGGGCGCAACATTCGTATCATCAGTAAGATCGAGAACCACGAGGGGGTGAAAAG GTTTGATGAGATTCTGGCGGCCAGCGATGGTATTATGGTGGCCCGTGGAGACCTTGGTATTGAGATCCCCGCAGAAAAGGTCTTTCTTGCGCAGAAGATGATGATTGGACGTTGCAATAGAGCTGGCAAACCAGTTATCTGTGCTACGCAG ATGCTGGAGAGCATGATCAAGAAGCCTCGTCCCACCCGTGCAGAGAGTAGTGACGTGGCCAACGCGGTTCTGGATGGAGCAGACTGCATCATGTTATCTGGGGAAACTGCCAAGGGACTGTATCCTGTGGAGTCTGTGCAGATGCAACATGCG ATTGCTCGCGAGGCTGAAGCCGCCATCTATAACCAGCAGTTGTTTGAAGAGCTGCGCAGAGTGACCCCTCTGACCCAGGATCCCACAGAGGTGACGGCCATCGGTGCAGTGGAGGCCTCGTTCAAATGCTGCGCTGGAGCCATCATCGTCCTCACTACTTCTGGCAG GTCTGCTCAGCTTCTCTCTCGTTACCGCCCTCGTGCGCCCATTATCGCTGTAACACGGAATGAGCAGGTAGCACGCCAGGCTCACCTGAACCGTGGCGTGTTTCCAGTCTTATACCGGGAGCCACAGCAGGACGCCTGCTTATTCGGTATCTCTGTACAAAGTGCGTTTACTATGGAGAGGC GGAAGGTCCGAGGatttctgcataaggatgacattgTCATTATCTTGACTGGATGGAGACCTGGGTCCGGTTATACCAATATCATGCAGGTGGTGAAAGTCTCCTAG